In Vespa velutina chromosome 1, iVesVel2.1, whole genome shotgun sequence, the following proteins share a genomic window:
- the LOC124955760 gene encoding NADH dehydrogenase [ubiquinone] 1 beta subcomplex subunit 10 — MEDSPNALIKFAKAVYYIIDTPVVFFREKIVEPNQKKYPWYHQKFRRVPTIDECYTDDLVCYTEANLQFERDKAVDDAILSILRCRYEECAMYHGEDDREVCYPLRKIYEEASGAWFAKYGDLNPTLNVQQAFMKQKHRMVWERRHGPVGSGMKT, encoded by the exons ATGGAAGACAGTCCAAAtgctttaataaaatttgcaaAAGCTGTATATTACATCATTGATACACCTGTTGTATTTTTTCGAG agaAAATCGTTGAGCcaaatcaaaaaaaatatccttggTATCATCAAAAATTTCGCCGTGTTCCAACTATTGATGAATGTTATACGGATGACTTAGTTTGTTACACTGAAGCTAATCTTCAATTTGAACGCGATAA GGCTGTCGATGATgctattttatctattttgaGATGTCGATATGAAGAATGTGCTATGTATCATGGAGAAGATGATAGGGAAGTTTGTTAtcctttaagaaaaatatatgaagaaGCCAGTGGAGCTTGGTTTgcaaaat ATGGTGATCTGAATCCTACACTCAATGTACAACAAGCATTTATGAAGCAAAAACATCGTATGGTTTGGGAACGAAGACATGGTCCTGTAGGTAGTGGAATGAagacataa